In Bdellovibrionales bacterium, the following proteins share a genomic window:
- a CDS encoding VWA domain-containing protein translates to MRWQSILFGLASIAAFITLTQQGCTDVNLKTNEYMLYKATEIGIDVCTTKSDTIHSNLKFMFIVDRSGSNFLRYDSNDQAMKGTDPTGVRRFDAILQFISQFQADPFVYWSMVNFAKQVLGAPDFQKFTNDKAAFATFVADQKARTQDIDDGSTNYQAALNQAVQMIRDDIAEAKTRTPIVTSNYVLFFISDGEPLVGGVLQNAENIINSVRTLTAFEKDEKKYVDGVQVNTAYYYEAPAVDRARDLLNDMSIAGNGDFLEFADGETIDFSRFAVPIRISKFDVKELWITNINTVWHDNILKIDTDADGIADDVERLLGSVPDKYDSDGNGVGDGVEYRISGGVSPCKMPNCTPVGADPYTTCRSVELPAGSPTKYADSDRDYLNDCEEKLLDTDKDDPDTNHDYIPEDFAFKNGIKMNETSNAGYLDPDYDGVSDYQELKYNTPARINNANVPGHKLLRYVGGLASSTPDQDCYHFNVTDMVTRTNGDTIRVYLMENTKTLDEKRIMRSAQAKMVGGGLYFSNGDFH, encoded by the coding sequence ATGAGATGGCAAAGTATTCTTTTTGGATTAGCTTCCATTGCCGCTTTCATCACTCTTACCCAACAGGGGTGCACCGATGTGAATCTGAAAACTAATGAATATATGCTGTACAAGGCGACCGAAATAGGAATCGATGTCTGTACAACCAAATCTGATACGATTCATAGCAACCTAAAATTTATGTTTATTGTGGATCGTTCCGGTTCAAATTTTCTTCGCTATGACTCCAATGACCAAGCAATGAAGGGAACTGACCCGACCGGAGTTCGTCGCTTTGACGCCATACTTCAATTCATTAGCCAGTTTCAAGCGGATCCCTTTGTTTATTGGTCAATGGTCAACTTTGCGAAACAGGTACTTGGCGCTCCTGATTTCCAAAAATTCACAAATGACAAGGCTGCATTTGCGACTTTCGTGGCGGATCAAAAAGCAAGAACTCAGGACATTGATGATGGATCTACGAATTACCAGGCCGCTCTTAATCAAGCTGTCCAGATGATCAGAGATGACATCGCAGAAGCAAAAACCCGAACTCCGATTGTCACCTCCAATTACGTTCTTTTCTTTATCAGCGATGGGGAACCTCTAGTGGGAGGCGTTCTCCAGAACGCCGAAAACATCATCAACAGCGTTCGGACCCTCACAGCATTTGAAAAAGATGAAAAAAAATATGTGGACGGTGTTCAGGTCAATACAGCCTACTACTACGAAGCTCCAGCGGTCGATAGGGCCAGAGATCTTCTCAACGATATGTCTATCGCTGGAAATGGCGATTTCTTAGAATTTGCAGATGGTGAAACAATTGATTTTAGCCGCTTCGCAGTGCCCATTCGAATTTCGAAATTCGATGTGAAGGAGCTTTGGATAACTAACATTAATACCGTTTGGCATGATAACATTTTGAAAATTGATACCGATGCAGATGGAATTGCCGATGACGTGGAACGTCTGCTAGGGTCTGTTCCTGATAAATACGATTCAGACGGCAACGGCGTAGGAGACGGTGTTGAATATAGGATTTCAGGCGGAGTCAGTCCTTGTAAAATGCCAAACTGCACCCCCGTTGGCGCTGATCCCTATACCACTTGTCGATCTGTCGAGCTTCCCGCCGGATCACCTACCAAATATGCTGATTCTGATCGAGACTATCTCAACGACTGTGAAGAAAAACTTTTGGACACAGACAAAGACGATCCGGACACCAACCATGACTATATTCCTGAGGATTTCGCATTTAAAAATGGAATTAAAATGAATGAGACCTCAAATGCGGGCTATTTAGATCCAGACTACGATGGAGTGAGCGATTACCAAGAACTTAAGTATAATACTCCAGCCCGTATCAATAACGCCAATGTACCCGGACACAAACTCCTCCGATACGTAGGCGGACTTGCCAGCTCGACGCCTGATCAAGACTGCTATCATTTCAACGTAACTGATATGGTAACTCGCACAAATGGAGACACGATTCGAGTGTATCTCATGGAAAACACCAAAACACTTGATGAAAAGCGAATCATGAGGTCTGCCCAAGCGAAAATGGTCGGGGGTGGACTCTATTTCTCAAACGGAGATTTTCATTGA
- a CDS encoding peptidyl-prolyl cis-trans isomerase, with amino-acid sequence MDRIHVHHILVDHEYEAKDVLRKISEGVTFEKAAGLFSKCPSGENGGDLGEIRRGQTVQEFEEAAFLLKEGEISGPVRSPFGYHLIRRVK; translated from the coding sequence TTGGACAGGATCCACGTTCATCATATTTTAGTTGACCACGAATATGAGGCAAAAGACGTGCTCAGAAAAATAAGTGAAGGTGTCACTTTCGAAAAAGCTGCGGGGTTATTTTCAAAATGTCCTTCAGGTGAAAACGGAGGAGATCTCGGAGAGATTCGACGCGGACAAACTGTCCAAGAATTCGAAGAAGCAGCATTCCTCTTGAAGGAAGGGGAAATCAGTGGACCAGTCAGATCTCCCTTCGGCTACCATCTCATCCGACGAGTAAAATAA
- a CDS encoding leucyl aminopeptidase family protein produces the protein MAKNEGPLALKSSQIKSDPAGWLEGLKNLVASRSKQGQLPPSGKRDEARVLIFQESEYLSQIKNIEPQLSAWDWEQVLAKPNQAHRFSGQNGPLWLVKIATNLSQGKVTHQGFLASSNYSKGRDLGGVLSVFLVEENASRLTVDFVDGDKEMVLGLLVGLELGAYRFQRIMKMDWPPKTQLQVTLRGVEIPEELLTRARTLATATNLSRHLVNLPPNWLHPQSYADAIRSLFASVNSMEVEIWDEKRLNEAGMGLLTAVGAGAASAPCLVHLRYRPEREQPTNQSRRPLAFVGKGITFDSGGLDIKPSSAMRLMKKDMGGSASLVGLAWWAAISQIGLPCDFYLALAENSVSSLAFRPGDIVQGRNGQKIEIHNTDAEGRLVLADALDLAVNPIDGETPQAVIDVATLTGAIKAALGADVAGMFSNDDTLAAGIWRSSQLAGDLVWRMPLYQPYRSQLNSSVAERTNSADGFGGAITAALFLESFIGKIPWAHFDIYAWKDKPDGVLMEAGGSGQIVQCLAHWLEAVNLGEISLETDV, from the coding sequence ATGGCGAAAAATGAGGGGCCTTTGGCTCTAAAATCATCACAGATCAAAAGTGATCCAGCAGGCTGGCTAGAAGGCTTGAAAAATCTAGTTGCTTCGAGGTCAAAGCAGGGCCAACTGCCCCCTTCGGGCAAAAGGGATGAAGCGCGTGTACTGATTTTTCAGGAATCCGAGTATTTGTCTCAAATCAAAAACATTGAGCCGCAACTGTCTGCGTGGGACTGGGAACAAGTCTTAGCCAAACCCAACCAGGCCCATCGTTTTTCTGGTCAAAACGGTCCCCTGTGGTTGGTGAAAATTGCCACAAATCTGTCTCAAGGAAAGGTGACTCATCAGGGTTTCTTGGCCTCATCAAATTATTCGAAGGGAAGAGATTTGGGAGGGGTTCTTTCTGTATTTCTGGTCGAGGAGAATGCAAGTCGATTGACAGTTGATTTTGTCGACGGAGACAAGGAAATGGTTTTAGGTCTGCTGGTTGGCCTGGAACTCGGGGCTTATCGATTTCAGAGAATAATGAAAATGGATTGGCCACCAAAAACTCAATTGCAAGTGACTCTCAGAGGCGTTGAGATTCCCGAGGAGTTACTAACAAGGGCGAGGACACTGGCCACAGCCACAAATTTGAGTCGACACTTGGTTAATCTGCCGCCGAATTGGCTTCATCCCCAAAGCTACGCAGATGCCATAAGGAGTCTTTTTGCTTCTGTGAATTCGATGGAAGTTGAAATTTGGGATGAGAAGAGACTCAACGAGGCTGGGATGGGGCTTCTCACCGCAGTGGGAGCCGGCGCAGCTTCTGCTCCTTGCCTCGTTCATTTGCGATATCGTCCGGAGCGGGAGCAGCCCACCAATCAATCAAGACGTCCTTTGGCCTTCGTTGGCAAGGGGATTACATTTGACTCAGGAGGTTTGGATATTAAGCCATCCAGTGCCATGCGGTTGATGAAAAAAGACATGGGTGGGTCTGCAAGTCTGGTGGGGCTAGCCTGGTGGGCCGCAATCTCTCAGATCGGCCTCCCCTGTGATTTCTATCTGGCTCTGGCCGAAAACTCAGTTTCAAGTCTGGCATTTCGTCCGGGAGATATTGTTCAAGGACGAAACGGACAAAAGATCGAAATTCACAACACTGATGCTGAGGGTCGACTTGTTTTGGCCGATGCATTGGATTTGGCTGTCAATCCCATTGATGGTGAAACTCCTCAAGCTGTGATTGATGTGGCGACCTTGACAGGAGCGATAAAGGCCGCGTTGGGGGCGGATGTGGCAGGAATGTTTTCAAATGATGACACACTTGCCGCAGGGATCTGGAGATCATCTCAATTGGCGGGAGATTTGGTTTGGAGAATGCCACTTTATCAGCCCTATCGCAGCCAATTGAATTCGTCAGTTGCTGAGCGAACGAATTCTGCCGACGGATTTGGGGGCGCCATCACTGCGGCTCTCTTTTTAGAGTCTTTCATTGGTAAAATTCCGTGGGCTCACTTTGATATTTATGCGTGGAAGGACAAACCTGACGGGGTTTTGATGGAAGCTGGCGGAAGCGGACAGATAGTTCAGTGCCTGGCTCACTGGCTTGAAGCTGTGAATTTGGGCGAGATTTCTCTAGAGACTGACGTGTGA
- a CDS encoding FKBP-type peptidyl-prolyl cis-trans isomerase, whose translation MRNLKVGVLVAITLGLVACDKIASYSLNGEEAKYSYAIGYQFAKNMKDQEVTVDASALALAIKDVMGDKATRLTEEEMQTAMKAMYEKRKEKESHAATENKKKGDEYLSANKTKEGIKTTESGLQYKIDEEGDAKAGSPTADSLVTVHYKGTLIDGKEFDSSYSRGQPANFPLGGVIPGWQEALKMMKKGAKWKIYVPPELAYGDRARPGIPANSVLVFDVNLLDIQAAAETKKSTEKELKTKQKANAKK comes from the coding sequence ATGAGAAATTTGAAAGTTGGGGTGCTGGTTGCGATCACGCTTGGGCTTGTGGCCTGTGACAAGATCGCTTCGTATTCCCTGAACGGTGAAGAGGCAAAATACAGCTATGCCATCGGATATCAGTTCGCAAAAAACATGAAGGACCAAGAGGTCACTGTTGATGCAAGCGCACTGGCTCTGGCCATTAAGGACGTGATGGGTGATAAAGCAACGCGCCTAACAGAAGAAGAGATGCAGACGGCCATGAAGGCCATGTACGAGAAACGAAAAGAAAAAGAATCTCATGCGGCGACAGAGAACAAAAAGAAGGGCGATGAGTATCTTTCTGCGAATAAAACCAAGGAAGGAATTAAAACAACTGAATCCGGGCTTCAATATAAGATTGATGAAGAAGGGGACGCAAAGGCAGGATCTCCTACGGCAGATAGTCTCGTGACTGTCCATTACAAAGGAACGCTGATCGACGGTAAGGAATTTGATAGCTCTTACAGTCGTGGCCAGCCCGCCAACTTTCCTTTGGGCGGAGTCATTCCAGGTTGGCAGGAGGCCCTCAAAATGATGAAGAAGGGCGCAAAGTGGAAAATCTATGTGCCGCCTGAATTGGCCTATGGTGATCGCGCTCGTCCTGGTATTCCTGCAAATTCGGTTTTGGTATTTGATGTGAATCTTTTGGACATACAGGCAGCAGCGGAAACCAAGAAATCAACAGAGAAGGAATTAAAAACAAAGCAGAAAGCAAACGCGAAGAAATAG
- a CDS encoding MBL fold metallo-hydrolase, whose translation MVKKKGGVPFLPLVDWKHGSWILRGSSLAGVGTHYSLLGCDVAFDVAQGFPHLAPISRFFITHGHMDHAAGIPYIISQRALAHLPPAKFYMPVSMVSFMTGIMALWQEMEGHKYSFEFCPLGLGDEVTLRNDLVVKPFRTMHRIDSLGYTVFQIRKSLRPDLLALTEAEIREQRRRGVEVNVRNLAPEISFSGDTKIEFFDECEWVRKSRILVIEVTYIDENKSVRNARDWGHIHLDELLPRLPLFEGEKILLTHLSSRHSIEDCERILDKRVPKDLRDKLAVFPRFAGS comes from the coding sequence ATGGTAAAAAAAAAAGGGGGGGTGCCTTTTTTGCCTTTGGTGGATTGGAAACATGGGTCTTGGATCCTGCGGGGTTCGTCTCTTGCGGGGGTAGGGACTCACTATTCTTTGCTCGGGTGTGACGTCGCTTTTGACGTGGCCCAGGGGTTTCCTCATCTCGCTCCCATCTCACGGTTTTTTATTACCCATGGCCATATGGATCATGCGGCAGGGATCCCCTATATCATTTCACAGAGAGCATTGGCCCATCTGCCGCCCGCCAAGTTTTACATGCCTGTTTCAATGGTGAGTTTTATGACGGGGATCATGGCACTTTGGCAGGAGATGGAGGGGCACAAGTATTCGTTTGAGTTCTGTCCTCTCGGGCTTGGCGATGAAGTGACTCTGCGAAATGATTTGGTAGTTAAACCCTTTCGTACCATGCATCGAATAGATTCTCTGGGCTACACTGTTTTTCAGATTCGAAAAAGTCTCAGGCCCGATCTGCTTGCATTGACCGAGGCAGAGATTCGTGAGCAGAGGCGTCGAGGGGTGGAGGTAAATGTCAGGAACCTCGCTCCGGAGATTTCCTTTTCAGGAGACACAAAAATTGAGTTTTTTGATGAGTGTGAATGGGTGAGGAAAAGCAGGATATTAGTGATAGAAGTCACCTACATTGACGAGAATAAGTCAGTGAGGAATGCCCGGGACTGGGGACATATTCACCTTGATGAGTTGCTGCCTCGATTGCCTCTTTTTGAGGGAGAAAAAATACTGTTGACCCATCTCTCCAGTCGCCACAGCATTGAAGACTGTGAACGCATATTGGACAAAAGGGTTCCAAAAGACCTTCGGGATAAGCTGGCCGTTTTCCCCCGTTTTGCGGGATCCTAA
- a CDS encoding HPF/RaiA family ribosome-associated protein, translating into MHNIISEDFDLTSAIREGVMERVGQVVEHLKRESPVSVYLSKANDLFNVRMNVRDNRKTYTSSESHRDFYIALNRAKERLLRQVDDRRKRNISKRHHSKRKFQSLPIDTEDVAV; encoded by the coding sequence ATGCACAATATCATCAGTGAAGATTTTGACCTTACTTCGGCGATCAGAGAGGGCGTTATGGAGAGAGTGGGCCAAGTGGTTGAGCACTTGAAGAGGGAGAGTCCAGTTTCGGTTTATCTTTCTAAGGCGAATGATCTGTTCAATGTTCGCATGAACGTGAGAGACAACAGAAAAACCTATACGAGCTCGGAGTCTCATCGTGACTTTTATATCGCACTGAATCGGGCGAAGGAACGTCTTCTTCGTCAAGTGGATGATCGGCGAAAGAGAAATATCTCCAAGCGTCACCATTCAAAGCGAAAATTTCAAAGCCTTCCTATCGACACGGAAGACGTAGCTGTTTAG
- a CDS encoding response regulator: MENAIKGTLISVKHILVVEDDCEMRELICEFLEARGFRLSTFRSALCALEAIYMTKKGDGDHFDLVISDINMPQMDGFEFLKLSKSVIPSLPVILITSFGNQVTERAALNEGAAAYLNKPFSLSKLQTLIHCHL, translated from the coding sequence ATGGAAAATGCGATAAAGGGAACATTGATATCTGTTAAGCACATTCTGGTTGTCGAAGATGATTGTGAAATGCGGGAGCTGATATGTGAATTTTTGGAGGCGAGGGGTTTTCGACTGTCCACATTTCGCTCAGCATTATGTGCCCTTGAGGCCATTTACATGACGAAAAAGGGTGACGGGGACCATTTTGATTTGGTTATTTCGGACATCAATATGCCACAAATGGACGGATTTGAATTTCTAAAATTGTCCAAATCTGTGATTCCCAGCCTTCCTGTAATTCTTATCACCTCCTTTGGAAATCAGGTGACGGAACGGGCCGCTTTAAATGAAGGCGCTGCGGCTTACCTCAATAAACCATTTTCTCTTTCAAAATTACAGACTTTGATTCATTGTCATTTGTAA
- a CDS encoding PAS domain S-box protein — protein MDRLGINNDPRVFAQCVHSCREPVMFMDLRGRMVYVNPAWVKTYGHSEKSVLGHSPRIIRHKYLDRDIYRKIWEHIQNPKIGFWKGELVSLSADGREVPVLLTITPVKREDETISGYIGIALDLTEEKKLRAQVEQQDRMATIGTLTSGMAHEIGTPIGVIRGRAEMLLMDCPQDERLKKNLEIIVNQTDRISGFINSLLKLSRSSGDQKLESVDAPRVVKGVLELLTPKFRKAHIQLEFNSEENLIALADIARLEQITINLVVNAIHAIEKKRETEPLCESHHFIRLKAFGNSNAIHISIEDSGCGIPKENLKKIFEPFFTTKSAGQGTGLGLSIVNRLLDEMGGSISVESTEGKGTKFTLKLQRGS, from the coding sequence ATGGATAGGTTAGGTATCAACAACGATCCAAGGGTATTCGCACAATGCGTACACAGTTGCAGAGAGCCCGTTATGTTCATGGATCTCAGGGGACGCATGGTCTATGTGAACCCCGCTTGGGTGAAAACCTACGGGCATTCGGAAAAATCAGTCCTCGGACATTCACCGCGTATTATTCGGCATAAATATCTGGATAGAGATATCTACAGGAAAATTTGGGAACATATCCAAAATCCGAAGATCGGATTTTGGAAGGGAGAACTCGTGAGCCTCAGTGCCGATGGCCGAGAAGTCCCAGTGCTTCTCACCATCACTCCCGTTAAAAGAGAAGATGAAACGATCTCTGGATACATTGGCATCGCACTTGATCTTACGGAGGAAAAAAAACTACGTGCCCAGGTCGAACAGCAAGATCGAATGGCAACCATTGGAACCCTCACGAGTGGAATGGCCCATGAAATCGGCACTCCCATTGGGGTCATTCGTGGAAGAGCCGAAATGTTGCTCATGGATTGCCCACAAGACGAACGCCTCAAAAAAAACTTGGAAATCATCGTCAACCAGACGGATCGAATCTCCGGATTTATCAATTCACTCCTAAAGCTCAGTCGATCTTCAGGAGACCAAAAGCTTGAATCCGTAGATGCCCCACGAGTGGTAAAGGGAGTCCTTGAACTTTTGACTCCAAAGTTCCGCAAAGCTCACATCCAGCTCGAGTTCAATTCTGAAGAAAATCTCATTGCTCTCGCCGACATTGCAAGGCTGGAGCAAATCACGATTAACTTAGTCGTTAATGCAATTCATGCAATTGAAAAGAAACGAGAGACGGAACCGCTCTGTGAATCACATCACTTTATTCGCCTCAAGGCCTTCGGAAATTCAAATGCTATCCATATTTCGATCGAAGACAGCGGCTGTGGCATACCCAAAGAAAACCTAAAAAAGATTTTTGAGCCCTTTTTCACAACCAAATCAGCCGGTCAGGGCACTGGCCTCGGCCTGTCCATCGTGAATCGTCTCCTCGATGAAATGGGCGGCTCCATCTCTGTTGAAAGCACGGAGGGCAAAGGCACAAAATTTACTCTCAAGCTTCAGCGTGGGAGCTGA
- a CDS encoding sigma-54-dependent Fis family transcriptional regulator: MSTKGRIVLIDDDGEMRTMVTEFLSRGGFEVTAFPLATKAFEYLKATSDSEGHLESVDTILCDIQMPEMDGIELVERMRKLAPEVPVILITAFGSIESAIEATRVGAFDYIVKPFKLGELEVRILRAVQIRRLKIENQVLRSEVQKSVATGKLIGKSKSMHAVFDLIERVSKATANVLITGESGTGKEIVARAIHESGARADKAFVAINCTAIPESLLESELFGHAKGSFTGAIVRKRGLFEEAEGGTLFLDEIGDLDMALQAKLLRVLQERKIKAVGDNSYKDVDVRIVAATHKDLGEAIKEGRFREDLFYRLAVIPIHIPPLRHRREDIPILARHFLQKYGRSNGSTIKGFTAAAIEALMTYPWNGNVRELENIIERVVVLTNKEVIDVTDLPISGSSDSVEDFFATAVSSLPTVGDLEKRYMKYVLEKTGGRKEKASQILGINRRTLYRKEREYGFVNDESQAVSEGKVESLSSSRPRSSFRYEKGHQALSQLPR, encoded by the coding sequence ATGTCTACTAAAGGAAGAATTGTTCTTATAGATGATGATGGTGAGATGAGAACTATGGTGACCGAGTTTCTTTCTCGCGGTGGGTTTGAAGTCACGGCATTTCCTTTGGCAACAAAGGCCTTTGAGTATTTGAAAGCAACTTCAGACAGTGAAGGGCATTTGGAGTCGGTCGACACAATTCTATGCGATATTCAGATGCCCGAAATGGATGGCATTGAACTTGTTGAGAGAATGAGGAAGCTTGCTCCTGAGGTTCCAGTGATTCTCATTACGGCGTTTGGAAGTATTGAGTCTGCGATTGAGGCAACTCGCGTGGGCGCTTTCGATTACATCGTGAAGCCCTTTAAGTTGGGTGAGTTAGAGGTGAGGATTTTGCGGGCGGTTCAGATACGTCGTCTCAAAATTGAGAACCAAGTGTTGCGTTCAGAAGTTCAAAAGAGCGTCGCGACGGGAAAATTGATAGGTAAGTCCAAGTCGATGCACGCGGTTTTTGATTTGATTGAAAGGGTGTCGAAAGCAACGGCAAATGTTTTAATCACGGGTGAAAGTGGAACTGGTAAAGAGATTGTGGCTCGGGCCATCCACGAAAGTGGGGCGAGGGCTGACAAGGCATTTGTCGCGATCAATTGCACGGCGATTCCCGAAAGCCTTCTAGAATCTGAGCTTTTTGGACATGCGAAGGGGTCGTTTACGGGGGCCATAGTTCGCAAACGAGGACTTTTCGAGGAGGCAGAGGGAGGAACCCTCTTTCTTGATGAGATTGGTGATTTGGACATGGCTTTGCAGGCTAAGTTGTTGAGAGTCTTGCAAGAGAGGAAAATTAAAGCGGTTGGGGACAACAGTTACAAAGACGTAGATGTAAGGATTGTCGCCGCAACTCACAAGGACCTTGGTGAAGCGATCAAAGAGGGGAGATTTCGGGAGGATCTGTTTTACCGCTTGGCTGTGATTCCTATTCATATTCCGCCTTTACGCCATCGGAGGGAGGACATCCCCATTTTAGCTCGACATTTTTTGCAAAAGTACGGAAGGTCCAATGGATCCACGATCAAAGGGTTCACGGCAGCCGCTATCGAAGCGCTCATGACCTACCCTTGGAATGGCAATGTTCGCGAGTTGGAGAACATCATTGAGCGCGTTGTTGTTTTAACCAACAAAGAAGTTATAGACGTAACTGATCTTCCGATTTCGGGCAGTTCAGATAGCGTGGAAGATTTTTTTGCGACAGCAGTTTCAAGTTTGCCGACAGTGGGAGACCTGGAGAAGAGATATATGAAATATGTTTTAGAAAAAACAGGCGGGAGAAAAGAAAAGGCATCGCAAATATTGGGAATCAACCGCCGTACTCTGTATCGCAAGGAACGGGAGTACGGGTTCGTCAATGATGAATCCCAGGCGGTTAGTGAGGGGAAGGTGGAATCCCTTTCTTCTTCTCGACCGCGCTCTTCATTTCGTTATGAAAAAGGACACCAGGCTCTGTCTCAGCTCCCACGCTGA